From Streptomyces sp. NBC_00775, one genomic window encodes:
- a CDS encoding enoyl-CoA hydratase, with the protein MDDQILYEVSDRVAVITLNRPEVANAQTMALLDDLDAAWTRAAADEDVRVIVLRGKGRHFSAGHDLKDRWPAPKEITLEWIYTAEARRYLEYTLRWRNVPKPSIAAVQGKCIAGGLMLCWPCDLIVAAENAEFSDPVVHMGIGGVEYHGHTWELGARKAKEILFTGRAVTAEEAEKVGMVNRVVPLDQLDEAVLELAAQIAQMHPFALRQAKRAVNQTLDVQGFYAAVQSVFDIHETGHGNALSVGGYPILTRLEEMKDHIKSQ; encoded by the coding sequence ATGGACGACCAGATCCTGTACGAGGTCAGCGACCGGGTGGCGGTCATCACGCTGAACCGGCCCGAGGTCGCCAACGCCCAGACCATGGCGCTGCTCGACGACCTGGACGCGGCCTGGACCCGGGCCGCGGCCGACGAGGACGTACGGGTCATCGTGCTGCGGGGCAAGGGGCGGCACTTCTCCGCCGGACACGACCTGAAGGACCGCTGGCCGGCCCCGAAGGAGATCACCCTGGAGTGGATCTACACCGCCGAGGCGCGCCGGTATCTGGAGTACACGCTGCGCTGGCGCAATGTGCCCAAGCCCTCGATCGCCGCCGTGCAGGGCAAGTGCATCGCGGGCGGGCTCATGCTGTGCTGGCCCTGCGATCTGATCGTGGCCGCGGAGAACGCGGAGTTCTCCGATCCCGTGGTGCACATGGGCATCGGGGGAGTGGAGTACCACGGGCACACCTGGGAGCTGGGCGCGCGCAAGGCGAAGGAGATTCTCTTCACGGGGAGGGCCGTCACCGCCGAGGAGGCGGAGAAGGTCGGAATGGTCAACCGGGTCGTACCGCTGGACCAACTCGACGAGGCCGTCCTGGAGTTGGCCGCACAGATCGCCCAGATGCATCCCTTCGCCCTCCGGCAGGCCAAGCGGGCCGTCAACCAGACCCTGGACGTACAGGGCTTCTACGCGGCCGTGCAGTCGGTGTTCGACATCCATGAGACCGGGCACGGGAACGCGTTGAGCGTGGGCGGATATCCGATTCTCACGCGGCTGGAGGAGATGAAGGACCACATCAAGTCGCAGTGA
- a CDS encoding acyl-CoA dehydrogenase family protein: MRLAPDPEIETFRAEFNAFLDANLPGAEEATDRPKSSSHVPEWARRWQRKLFDAGWLLPAQPPEYGGRNATLPQVVAHLEELSRRRIYHSFNPQGLNIIAASLLSFGTEEQKTRWALPILRAEITASLGMSEPGAGSDLAGLRTRAVLDGDHFVVNGQKVWTSGAHDADVLLTFVRTDPEAPKHKGISVLLIPTDSEGLVRRPFGSIAAPDDLDFNEVFFTDVRVPKENLVGPLNEGWRVANGSLGHERTLLWLHYAERMDGLIQDAACDEEWYATLLMDVQALRLLGYRLLAPDRNPVEISVLKLFGSEACQAADLHALEAHGPEALLHPARTGPYTHMNLEVFTASWFERYARSFGGTIAGGTSEIQRNIIAERILGLPR, from the coding sequence ATGAGACTCGCCCCCGACCCCGAGATCGAGACGTTCCGCGCCGAGTTCAACGCCTTCCTCGACGCCAACCTGCCGGGAGCCGAAGAGGCCACGGACCGCCCGAAGTCGAGTTCTCATGTGCCGGAATGGGCCCGGCGCTGGCAGCGCAAGCTCTTCGACGCGGGCTGGCTGCTGCCCGCCCAGCCGCCCGAGTACGGCGGGCGGAACGCGACCCTGCCCCAAGTGGTCGCCCACTTGGAGGAGTTGTCCCGGCGGCGGATCTACCACAGCTTCAACCCGCAGGGCCTCAACATCATCGCCGCCTCGCTGCTGAGCTTCGGCACCGAGGAACAGAAGACGAGGTGGGCTCTGCCCATCCTGCGGGCGGAGATCACCGCCTCGCTCGGGATGAGCGAGCCCGGAGCGGGGTCCGACCTGGCCGGGCTGCGCACCCGCGCGGTCCTGGACGGCGACCACTTCGTCGTCAACGGGCAGAAGGTGTGGACCTCGGGCGCGCACGACGCGGACGTGCTGCTGACGTTCGTCCGCACCGATCCGGAAGCCCCCAAGCACAAGGGGATCAGCGTCCTGTTGATCCCCACCGACTCCGAGGGGCTGGTCAGGCGGCCCTTCGGGTCGATCGCCGCGCCCGACGACCTCGACTTCAACGAGGTGTTCTTCACCGACGTCCGGGTGCCGAAGGAGAACCTGGTCGGCCCCCTCAACGAGGGCTGGCGGGTGGCGAACGGTTCGCTCGGGCACGAACGGACCCTGCTGTGGCTGCACTACGCCGAGCGCATGGACGGCCTGATCCAGGACGCGGCCTGCGACGAGGAGTGGTACGCGACGCTGCTCATGGACGTCCAGGCCCTGCGGCTCCTCGGCTACCGGCTGCTCGCCCCCGACCGGAACCCGGTGGAGATCTCGGTGCTCAAGCTGTTCGGCTCCGAGGCCTGCCAGGCCGCCGACCTGCACGCGCTGGAGGCGCACGGGCCCGAGGCCCTGCTGCATCCCGCGCGGACAGGCCCGTACACCCATATGAACCTGGAGGTGTTCACCGCCAGCTGGTTCGAGCGGTACGCGCGCAGTTTCGGCGGCACCATCGCCGGCGGCACCTCCGAGATCCAGCGCAACATCATCGCCGAGCGCATCCTCGGCCTGCCGAGATGA
- a CDS encoding acyl-CoA dehydrogenase, whose protein sequence is MEFEFDEDQRLLQRMVRETVAKSRSLPEKQLWSTYLELGWLEAGPVELAIVLEELGYAADPTPFLATATWFAPLAGRLPRGSGTGVFDGAGRFVLDADRADEIALLTSEGVVVRDGKDVPAERLSVFDPTLHVAHVDAPGLVPGVPDLVAGVPDLALMGLAVSTVGSCRRILDLVVAHVKQRHQFGVPIGSFQAVKHKAADMYVAIERAKVLAYFSALTIAEDDPRRGKAAAMAKAAAGDCQRVCFQHGFQLFGAMGYTWENELQIHLKRAKSGDLLLGTASEHRKALLV, encoded by the coding sequence GTGGAGTTTGAGTTCGACGAGGACCAGCGGCTGCTCCAGAGAATGGTCCGCGAGACCGTGGCCAAGTCCCGGTCGCTGCCCGAGAAGCAACTCTGGTCCACCTACCTGGAGTTGGGATGGCTGGAGGCCGGCCCTGTGGAGCTGGCCATCGTCCTGGAGGAACTGGGGTACGCCGCGGATCCGACCCCCTTCCTCGCCACCGCCACCTGGTTCGCGCCGCTGGCCGGACGGCTGCCGCGGGGCTCCGGCACGGGCGTGTTCGACGGAGCGGGGCGGTTCGTGCTCGACGCGGACCGGGCGGACGAGATCGCGCTTCTCACCTCCGAGGGCGTCGTCGTACGGGACGGGAAGGACGTTCCCGCCGAGCGGCTCTCCGTCTTCGACCCGACCCTGCATGTCGCCCACGTGGACGCGCCGGGCCTGGTCCCCGGCGTACCGGATCTGGTCGCCGGCGTACCGGACCTGGCCCTCATGGGACTGGCCGTCTCCACGGTCGGCAGCTGCCGTCGCATCCTGGACCTGGTGGTCGCGCATGTGAAGCAGCGGCACCAGTTCGGCGTGCCCATCGGCTCCTTCCAGGCGGTCAAGCACAAGGCCGCCGACATGTACGTCGCCATCGAACGGGCCAAGGTGCTCGCCTACTTCTCCGCGCTGACCATCGCCGAGGACGACCCGCGCCGCGGCAAGGCCGCCGCCATGGCCAAGGCCGCCGCCGGGGACTGTCAACGGGTGTGCTTCCAGCACGGATTCCAGCTGTTCGGCGCCATGGGCTACACGTGGGAGAACGAACTGCAGATCCATCTCAAACGGGCCAAGTCCGGTGATCTGCTCCTCGGTACGGCGTCCGAGCACAGGAAGGCGCTGCTGGTATGA
- a CDS encoding NADPH:quinone oxidoreductase family protein — MRAARCHTLGGPVTVEEIPDPRGEVTVDIRFAAVNFADVLVIRGAYQVRAEPPFTPGSEFVGVVAQSGHGFRAGERVMGSVFVGAFAERVAAPAGSLHRVPDAIPSDVAAAFGVSHATAFNALRLVAGMRPGERVAVLGAAGGVGLAAVELAALLGAEVIAVASTEEKRAVAAKQGAHHVLPYDELKSGIRDLGGADVVIDPVGGPHSEQALRAMRWGGRFVSVGFASGEIPRLPLNLAMLKGVTIHGFDFGGWARHDREKLATARAELHQLFADGAIHPRIHAVYALDDVATALDLGRGALGKVLVEVTRGV; from the coding sequence ATGAGGGCCGCCCGCTGCCACACCCTCGGCGGCCCGGTGACCGTCGAGGAGATCCCCGACCCGCGGGGCGAGGTGACCGTCGACATACGCTTCGCGGCGGTGAACTTCGCCGACGTGCTGGTGATCCGGGGGGCGTACCAGGTCAGGGCGGAGCCGCCCTTCACGCCGGGCAGTGAATTCGTGGGCGTGGTCGCGCAGTCGGGCCACGGGTTCCGCGCGGGCGAGCGGGTCATGGGCTCCGTCTTCGTCGGCGCCTTCGCCGAGCGCGTCGCCGCCCCGGCGGGCAGCCTGCACCGCGTCCCCGACGCGATCCCGTCGGACGTCGCCGCGGCCTTCGGCGTCTCGCACGCCACCGCGTTCAACGCGCTGCGTCTGGTCGCCGGCATGCGGCCCGGTGAGCGGGTGGCGGTGCTCGGCGCGGCGGGCGGAGTCGGCCTAGCCGCCGTCGAACTCGCCGCGCTGCTGGGAGCCGAGGTGATCGCTGTCGCCTCCACCGAGGAGAAGCGGGCGGTCGCCGCCAAACAGGGCGCCCACCATGTGCTGCCGTACGACGAACTCAAGAGCGGGATACGGGACTTGGGCGGGGCCGACGTGGTGATCGACCCGGTCGGCGGGCCGCACTCCGAGCAGGCGCTGCGGGCCATGCGCTGGGGCGGCAGGTTTGTGAGCGTGGGATTCGCGAGCGGTGAGATCCCGCGTCTCCCACTCAACCTGGCGATGCTCAAGGGCGTCACGATCCACGGCTTCGACTTCGGCGGCTGGGCCCGCCACGACCGGGAGAAGCTCGCGACCGCCCGCGCCGAACTGCACCAGCTGTTCGCCGACGGGGCGATCCATCCCCGTATCCATGCCGTGTACGCGCTCGACGACGTGGCGACCGCCCTGGATCTCGGCCGCGGCGCCCTCGGCAAGGTACTTGTGGAGGTCACCCGTGGAGTTTGA
- a CDS encoding phosphotransferase family protein, giving the protein MNIEPLARWLDGQGIAPGEPVEASLISGGTSNDIYSIRRGDRRLVLRKPPQKVPPGRNETMLREYRVLRALNGTDVPHPEAVAVCDDTDVIGSCFYLMGHVDGWSPMNTDGWPEPYLSDLSLRPSLAYALVEGIARLGNVDWRAQGLEGFGRPDGFHDRQVDRWQAHLAKFRFREIPGLDEAAAWLRGHRPSHWEPGIIHGDYQFANVMFRHEVPAELAALVDFEMSTVGDPLLDLGWVLMGWPDADEDRTQKGYVDYTGMPDRADLLEHYSKVSGKDVGEIDYYIILARYKMAIVLEGGYARHVKGEGGNPKMAYYGDAVLSMAAQAAELAAATRL; this is encoded by the coding sequence GTGAACATCGAGCCGCTCGCCCGCTGGCTGGACGGCCAGGGCATCGCTCCGGGCGAACCCGTCGAGGCGTCCCTCATCTCCGGGGGCACCTCCAACGACATCTACTCGATCCGGCGCGGCGACCGCCGGCTGGTGCTGCGCAAGCCGCCCCAGAAGGTCCCGCCGGGGCGCAACGAGACCATGCTGCGCGAGTACCGCGTGCTCAGGGCGCTGAACGGCACGGACGTACCGCACCCGGAGGCCGTCGCCGTCTGCGACGACACCGACGTGATCGGCTCCTGCTTCTACCTGATGGGCCATGTCGACGGCTGGTCGCCGATGAACACCGACGGCTGGCCCGAGCCGTATCTGAGCGATCTGTCGCTGCGGCCGTCGCTCGCCTACGCGCTGGTGGAGGGCATCGCCCGGCTCGGCAACGTCGACTGGCGGGCCCAGGGCCTTGAGGGCTTCGGCCGGCCGGACGGCTTCCACGACCGTCAAGTGGACCGCTGGCAGGCGCACTTGGCGAAGTTCCGGTTCCGCGAGATACCGGGCCTGGACGAGGCCGCCGCCTGGCTGCGCGGGCACCGGCCCAGTCACTGGGAGCCCGGGATCATCCACGGCGACTACCAGTTCGCGAATGTGATGTTCCGTCACGAGGTGCCGGCCGAGCTGGCGGCCCTGGTCGACTTCGAGATGTCCACCGTCGGCGACCCGCTGCTCGACCTCGGCTGGGTGCTCATGGGCTGGCCGGACGCCGACGAGGACCGGACACAGAAGGGGTACGTCGACTACACCGGCATGCCCGACCGCGCCGACCTCCTGGAGCACTACTCCAAGGTCAGCGGCAAGGACGTCGGCGAGATCGACTACTACATCATCCTTGCCCGCTACAAGATGGCGATCGTGCTGGAGGGCGGCTACGCCCGCCATGTGAAGGGCGAGGGCGGCAACCCGAAGATGGCCTACTACGGGGACGCGGTCCTGTCGATGGCGGCCCAGGCGGCCGAACTGGCCGCGGCGACCCGGCTATGA